A genomic stretch from Sulfurimonas sediminis includes:
- a CDS encoding AAA family ATPase yields MPNLKELAQAAMDKEEKNKPSLAELAQAAVEKHEKIIEDKYAKKLAQEDKEPIVQANNNIELARTLKEKLSKELFGQEQAINTVVNSMKNDISENKKAPKATYLFLGSPATGKTFLAELMSEHLPKYKIMKFDMTQYHQQNGGELYGYPAGWKGYGVGQLTGFVHRNPKAIIVLDAFEKCDNIIQSNLLGIFEGGQLRDGCGWDKVTDAPCSEDPDIIYNEENANYMVDFTQAIFIITTSLGKELYLDNRFKELVKQDYIQAESMILEAIRRERKRDSRSGGWQEAILPELVSRFSQANICLFNKLNYDAYANIAKKVFLQYKDGFKERYNIEFSVEENFDDFLKTQILNFAPELDARRIKDKVSTTFFDRITAYIMDSGIKTSEFNKIKISISKSCINYLKETIDPLIEDETLVKELFRKNITLDVEDAITSKRGVINYKIFNIRFKQVTKIKDFSEDGLVFDIPNVSFDDIAGHYKAKQRLQEVINFFKEPKLLESFDIAPPKGMLLYGPPGTGKTMLAKAFAKEAELPFIAVTGLELLDPVKTKQIFAKAKEYAPSIVFIDEIDTIGKRGGDDGKEIPINKLLSEIDGFSDTKGENIFVIAATNYKENIDSAIIRPGRIEIHIEVNNLDKDAREYFLNKIIQNKPSSGSFDMNRLLMHTAGFTGSQLELLSKEASFYCLRHGLPAITQEILVEQINAIKYGEKQTYLSAEQIFEETAVYEAGRAVASKILMPHIHIEHISLTPRDNNEHFISNDYNEIQDNMTVKDFKNRILVSLAGRTSQIKRFGSSDGMNSGALNDLQQATHDAYKAIAHYGMDAEVGYININGIMDAQKGSSVSKDTEHYHTKIDKALERWMNESEENIKNFIDEHWNIIEELASLLLEKEIIYEDELDTILKTRLSH; encoded by the coding sequence ATGCCAAATTTAAAAGAGTTAGCCCAAGCAGCTATGGACAAAGAAGAAAAGAACAAACCGAGTTTAGCAGAACTGGCCCAGGCAGCAGTAGAAAAACATGAAAAAATCATTGAAGACAAATATGCCAAAAAATTGGCGCAGGAAGACAAAGAACCGATTGTGCAAGCAAACAACAACATAGAGCTTGCAAGAACTTTAAAAGAAAAACTTTCAAAAGAACTTTTCGGACAGGAACAGGCCATAAATACTGTTGTTAACAGTATGAAAAATGATATCAGCGAAAACAAAAAAGCGCCTAAAGCCACTTACCTCTTTTTGGGTTCTCCTGCAACCGGAAAAACTTTTTTGGCTGAGCTTATGAGTGAACATCTGCCAAAATATAAAATCATGAAGTTTGATATGACACAGTACCATCAACAAAACGGTGGTGAACTTTATGGCTATCCTGCCGGATGGAAAGGTTACGGTGTCGGTCAACTGACAGGTTTTGTACACAGAAACCCCAAAGCGATTATAGTACTTGATGCTTTTGAAAAATGTGACAACATCATTCAAAGTAACCTGCTTGGTATATTTGAGGGTGGCCAACTGCGTGACGGCTGTGGCTGGGACAAAGTCACAGATGCTCCCTGCAGTGAAGATCCGGACATTATATACAACGAAGAAAACGCCAACTATATGGTTGATTTTACACAGGCAATTTTTATCATCACCACAAGTCTTGGAAAAGAGCTTTATCTTGACAACCGCTTTAAAGAGCTTGTAAAACAGGATTATATTCAAGCCGAGTCTATGATTCTTGAAGCCATTAGACGTGAAAGAAAAAGAGACAGCAGAAGCGGCGGTTGGCAGGAAGCAATTTTGCCGGAATTGGTTTCTCGGTTTTCGCAGGCAAATATCTGTCTTTTTAACAAACTCAACTACGATGCTTATGCAAATATCGCAAAAAAAGTCTTTTTGCAGTATAAAGACGGCTTCAAAGAAAGATACAACATTGAGTTTTCAGTTGAAGAGAACTTCGATGATTTTTTGAAAACACAGATTCTGAACTTTGCACCGGAACTCGATGCCAGACGCATCAAAGACAAAGTCAGCACCACTTTTTTTGACAGAATAACAGCATATATAATGGATTCAGGTATTAAAACAAGCGAATTTAACAAAATTAAAATCTCCATTTCTAAAAGCTGTATCAACTACCTCAAAGAAACGATTGATCCTCTTATAGAAGATGAAACCCTTGTCAAAGAACTTTTCAGAAAAAACATTACACTTGATGTCGAAGATGCTATTACCAGCAAACGGGGCGTGATAAACTATAAAATTTTCAACATTCGATTTAAACAGGTGACAAAAATCAAAGATTTCAGTGAAGACGGATTGGTTTTTGACATTCCAAACGTTTCTTTTGATGATATAGCGGGGCATTATAAGGCGAAGCAAAGACTCCAGGAAGTCATTAACTTTTTTAAAGAACCCAAACTTCTTGAGAGTTTCGACATTGCACCGCCAAAAGGTATGCTTCTTTACGGACCTCCTGGAACAGGAAAAACAATGCTGGCAAAAGCCTTTGCAAAAGAAGCCGAGTTGCCTTTCATCGCTGTAACCGGACTTGAACTTCTTGACCCGGTAAAAACAAAACAAATTTTCGCTAAAGCAAAAGAGTATGCCCCCTCTATAGTCTTTATAGATGAAATTGACACCATAGGTAAGCGCGGTGGAGATGACGGAAAAGAGATCCCAATTAATAAACTTCTTTCAGAAATAGATGGTTTTTCAGATACAAAGGGAGAAAATATTTTTGTTATAGCGGCAACCAACTATAAAGAAAATATTGACAGTGCAATCATCAGACCCGGTCGTATCGAAATTCACATTGAGGTAAACAACCTTGACAAAGATGCCAGGGAGTATTTTTTAAATAAAATCATACAAAACAAACCTTCAAGCGGTTCTTTTGATATGAACAGACTGCTTATGCACACTGCAGGATTTACCGGTTCACAACTTGAACTGTTAAGCAAAGAAGCATCATTTTACTGTCTGCGTCACGGACTGCCTGCTATAACACAGGAAATCCTGGTTGAGCAGATAAATGCCATTAAATATGGAGAAAAACAGACCTATCTCTCTGCGGAGCAGATATTTGAAGAGACAGCGGTTTATGAAGCGGGGCGTGCAGTTGCTTCTAAAATACTGATGCCTCACATACATATAGAACATATAAGTTTGACACCAAGAGACAACAATGAACATTTTATTTCCAATGATTATAATGAAATTCAGGATAATATGACTGTTAAAGATTTTAAAAACAGGATATTGGTTTCCCTGGCAGGCAGAACCTCACAGATTAAGCGTTTTGGCAGCAGTGACGGAATGAATTCCGGTGCGTTAAATGACCTGCAACAGGCTACGCATGATGCCTATAAGGCAATAGCACATTATGGAATGGACGCAGAAGTCGGCTACATTAATATCAACGGAATTATGGATGCACAAAAAGGCAGCAGTGTCAGTAAAGATACAGAGCACTACCATACAAAAATCGACAAGGCACTTGAAAGATGGATGAATGAGAGTGAGGAAAATATTAAAAATTTTATTGATGAACACTGGAATATTATCGAAGAACTTGCATCTCTTCTTCTTGAAAAAGAGATTATTTATGAGGATGAACTCGATACCATATTAAAAACAAGATTATCGCACTAA
- a CDS encoding polysaccharide deacetylase family protein, translating into MKILIHYLLVIFLLQSSLLAHQNHAVVLQYHRFDEDRYPSTSISMELFTQQMQYLADNNYTVWPFSKTVKYLLEKKELPDKTVSITIDDGYRSVYTKAYPLLKKYKFPFTVFVNSAPVVHESVHYLTWDEMREMGKYGAEYANHTYSHQFLVRDGIKDPKNYKKHITKEIEMCEAKIEKELGAKVCKNPKILAYPFGEYDLKLMNLVKSLGYIGVAQNSGPISSESNFMALTRFPMSGGFGEMDQFRLKINTLPLPIKNVLLKDTLVNESNNPPSLTLTLKKPLKNLQCFTADGKKIAIQWLNNTTVTVQAQYSLEYPRNHYTCTAHAQGNAWYWYSHLWIVLE; encoded by the coding sequence ATGAAAATATTGATACATTATTTACTTGTTATATTTCTTTTGCAAAGCTCTCTTTTGGCACACCAAAACCATGCTGTTGTTTTGCAGTACCATCGATTTGATGAAGACAGATACCCCTCTACGAGTATATCTATGGAACTTTTTACACAACAGATGCAATACCTGGCAGACAACAACTATACCGTCTGGCCGTTTTCTAAAACAGTAAAATATTTACTTGAAAAAAAAGAACTTCCGGATAAAACGGTTTCAATAACTATAGATGACGGATATCGCAGTGTCTATACAAAAGCCTATCCTCTGTTGAAAAAATACAAATTTCCTTTTACTGTATTTGTCAATTCTGCTCCTGTTGTGCATGAATCTGTGCATTATTTGACATGGGATGAGATGAGAGAGATGGGAAAATATGGTGCAGAGTATGCAAATCATACCTATTCGCATCAGTTTTTAGTGCGTGATGGCATAAAGGATCCCAAAAATTACAAAAAACATATTACTAAAGAAATAGAAATGTGTGAAGCCAAAATAGAAAAAGAGCTTGGCGCAAAGGTATGTAAAAATCCAAAAATTCTGGCATATCCTTTTGGTGAATATGATTTAAAACTGATGAATTTGGTAAAAAGTCTGGGATACATCGGTGTTGCCCAAAATTCAGGTCCGATTTCATCTGAGAGTAATTTTATGGCTTTAACGCGATTTCCTATGTCAGGAGGGTTTGGGGAGATGGATCAGTTTAGGCTCAAAATCAACACACTACCATTGCCTATAAAGAATGTTTTACTAAAAGACACTCTTGTCAATGAATCAAACAATCCTCCGTCATTGACTTTAACACTGAAAAAACCGCTGAAAAATTTGCAATGTTTTACTGCTGATGGAAAAAAAATAGCAATACAATGGCTAAACAATACAACTGTTACAGTGCAAGCACAATATTCTTTGGAGTATCCGCGTAATCATTACACATGTACCGCCCATGCACAGGGGAATGCATGGTACTGGTACAGTCATTTGTGGATTGTTTTGGAGTAA
- a CDS encoding protein adenylyltransferase SelO has protein sequence MKLNDMILQTPYLSLESDFYSFHDPQPLQDPCLISFNDAAAKLIGLDTDAGDDPSFVPLLNGTFLPKGSRPFSMCYAGHQFGHYNPWLGDGRACNLGSLNGWNLQLKGSGETLYSRMADGRAALRSSIREYLMSEAMHHLGIPTTRALGIIGSKTKILRDTMEEAAIVMRMATSWIRFGSFENFYYTKQYTKLEALAEYVIAESFPHLKDDEDRFFKIFCEILHRTATTTAKWQAVGFCHGVMNTDNMSIEGLTIDYGPFSMLDDFNFNYVCNHKDRVGRYSYDQQPNISYWNLTKLSKALSPIIPKERMQKKLDEYGASLYPNAYLKEMRKKLGLQEVLEEDFELIKELVGALQDAYVDHTQFYRILSHYNGNKADLYDIAMNPVAIDNWLKVYDKRLEKEKRSSAQRNKAMLKTNPKYILKNYMLQKAIELAQKGDFSMVQALLDIAKNPYNELPEFEHFAQETPQEYKNIGLSCSS, from the coding sequence ATGAAACTTAATGATATGATTTTACAGACACCCTACCTTTCACTCGAGAGTGATTTTTACAGCTTTCATGATCCTCAGCCACTACAAGACCCCTGTTTGATAAGTTTTAATGATGCAGCTGCCAAACTCATTGGTCTTGATACTGATGCCGGTGATGATCCCTCTTTTGTCCCACTGCTCAACGGTACCTTCTTGCCAAAAGGTTCACGACCGTTTTCCATGTGCTATGCGGGTCACCAGTTCGGACATTACAACCCCTGGCTTGGAGATGGAAGAGCATGTAACTTAGGAAGTCTCAATGGATGGAATCTCCAGCTCAAAGGCAGCGGCGAAACACTCTACTCCCGTATGGCAGACGGCAGAGCAGCTTTGCGTTCTTCCATACGGGAATACTTAATGAGTGAGGCGATGCACCATTTAGGTATTCCGACAACACGTGCTCTTGGAATTATCGGCTCAAAAACAAAGATTCTTCGCGATACGATGGAAGAGGCAGCCATTGTTATGCGTATGGCAACAAGCTGGATACGCTTCGGCTCATTTGAGAATTTTTACTATACAAAGCAATATACAAAACTTGAAGCACTTGCCGAGTATGTTATTGCCGAATCGTTTCCTCATTTAAAAGATGATGAAGACCGTTTTTTTAAAATATTTTGTGAAATTCTTCACAGAACTGCAACTACCACTGCAAAATGGCAGGCTGTCGGTTTTTGTCATGGCGTCATGAATACGGACAATATGTCTATAGAAGGGTTAACAATTGATTACGGTCCTTTTTCAATGCTTGATGATTTCAACTTTAACTATGTCTGCAATCACAAAGACCGTGTCGGTCGATACAGTTATGACCAACAGCCAAATATTTCCTACTGGAATCTTACCAAATTGTCAAAGGCTCTCTCTCCCATTATTCCGAAAGAAAGAATGCAAAAAAAGCTTGATGAGTATGGAGCCTCTCTTTATCCCAATGCATACCTCAAGGAAATGCGTAAAAAACTCGGACTGCAAGAGGTGCTTGAAGAGGATTTTGAACTCATAAAAGAACTTGTCGGAGCATTGCAGGATGCCTATGTGGATCATACCCAGTTTTACAGAATCCTCAGCCATTACAATGGCAACAAGGCAGATCTTTATGATATTGCGATGAATCCTGTAGCCATAGACAACTGGTTAAAAGTCTATGATAAGCGTCTTGAAAAAGAAAAACGCTCATCTGCACAAAGAAACAAGGCCATGCTTAAAACCAATCCAAAATACATCTTAAAGAACTATATGCTTCAAAAAGCTATAGAACTTGCGCAAAAAGGTGATTTTTCAATGGTACAGGCACTTTTGGATATTGCAAAAAATCCTTATAATGAGTTGCCGGAATTTGAACATTTTGCACAAGAAACACCGCAAGAGTATAAAAACATCGGACTTTCATGTTCATCATGA
- a CDS encoding bacteriohemerythrin — translation MLIKPHEVQQVSNEVINMLHDEEIEIINSFYDAVVAKDIEKIDELFKVVLFDVEDHFQTEEEMMKQNNYTNYQVHKNDHDTMREKIAKFFERWLVLKSPLELQDFLETDFKKWLVLHVSKWDSEMALHLGHAM, via the coding sequence ATGCTGATTAAACCGCATGAGGTACAACAGGTAAGCAATGAAGTGATTAATATGCTTCATGATGAGGAAATTGAGATCATTAACAGTTTTTATGATGCAGTCGTAGCAAAAGATATAGAAAAAATTGATGAGCTTTTTAAAGTTGTTTTGTTTGATGTTGAAGACCATTTTCAGACAGAAGAAGAGATGATGAAACAAAATAATTATACCAATTACCAAGTTCACAAGAATGATCATGATACAATGAGAGAAAAGATTGCAAAGTTTTTTGAAAGATGGCTCGTCTTAAAAAGTCCTCTTGAACTGCAGGATTTTTTAGAAACTGATTTTAAAAAGTGGCTGGTCTTACATGTATCAAAATGGGACTCGGAGATGGCTTTACATTTGGGACATGCAATGTAG
- the amrS gene encoding AmmeMemoRadiSam system radical SAM enzyme — protein MNYYKTIPEKEKIICMLCQHYCQMKEGQVGVCGVNKNENGELKTLVYGHPSALNVDPVEKKPLYHLLPGTTALSFGTVGCNFKCPFCQNWQISQEHTVDESVYISPEKMVDLDIENGASSIAYTYNEPTIFYPYAKDIGVIAKQKGLKNIFVTNGFETPEVVKDMASWLDAANVDLKSWDDAYYKKILKGGLEAVKETLRGMVKEGIWVEVTTLLIEGDNDSDEDLEAMASFIANELGVHVPWHLSAFHPDYKMQDHEYTKLQTLQRASDIAKKAGLLYVYMGNVPVHGDTYCPDCGTLLIDRTGYAITKNSLVDGHCPKCRRAIEGVWK, from the coding sequence ATGAATTATTATAAAACAATACCAGAAAAAGAAAAAATTATATGTATGTTATGCCAACACTACTGCCAGATGAAAGAGGGGCAAGTCGGTGTATGTGGAGTCAATAAAAATGAAAACGGGGAACTTAAGACACTTGTTTACGGGCATCCAAGTGCCTTAAATGTTGACCCTGTAGAGAAAAAACCATTGTATCATCTCTTACCAGGGACGACTGCACTCTCTTTTGGAACAGTCGGGTGTAATTTTAAATGCCCGTTTTGCCAAAACTGGCAAATTTCACAAGAGCATACAGTTGATGAAAGTGTATACATCTCACCTGAAAAAATGGTTGATTTGGACATAGAAAACGGTGCTTCTTCCATCGCCTATACTTACAATGAACCGACTATATTCTACCCATATGCCAAAGACATCGGCGTCATTGCCAAACAAAAAGGTCTGAAAAATATTTTTGTCACAAACGGATTTGAAACACCGGAAGTTGTCAAAGATATGGCCTCGTGGCTTGATGCTGCCAATGTAGACCTTAAAAGCTGGGATGATGCCTACTACAAAAAGATTTTAAAAGGCGGACTTGAGGCTGTCAAAGAGACACTCAGAGGCATGGTAAAAGAAGGTATCTGGGTGGAAGTGACTACCCTTTTAATAGAAGGTGACAATGACAGTGATGAAGATTTGGAAGCTATGGCATCATTTATAGCCAATGAACTCGGTGTACATGTACCATGGCATTTGAGTGCTTTTCATCCTGACTATAAAATGCAGGACCATGAGTATACAAAACTCCAAACACTGCAGCGTGCCAGTGATATAGCAAAAAAAGCAGGTTTATTGTATGTTTATATGGGCAATGTTCCCGTCCACGGCGATACATACTGTCCTGATTGCGGTACTTTGCTTATAGACAGAACAGGCTATGCAATCACAAAAAATTCTCTTGTTGACGGACATTGTCCAAAATGCAGACGAGCTATAGAAGGAGTATGGAAATGA
- the amrB gene encoding AmmeMemoRadiSam system protein B — protein MSTRKDAVAGQFYPASKEEIQKMFAHYNKIIDESIKDKSVLEIKPRAIIVPHAGYVYSAFTANIAFRLLKNSHAKRVVVIGPSHRVYLNGTSVAEYDSYETPLGNLPIDKKLADELIEKFGLHFQPDAHAEHSTEVQMPFVKNYLPEASVVELVYGNENPANLAKVIEYLLEDEDTVVVISTDLSHYYDIEKAKTLDTICLDAIANLNPAELHQGCEACGIIGVEAMLIAATQNGLKPTLLDYRTSADASGDKSQVVGYMSAAFTK, from the coding sequence ATGAGTACAAGAAAAGATGCGGTTGCGGGGCAGTTTTATCCCGCAAGCAAAGAAGAAATACAAAAAATGTTCGCTCATTACAATAAAATAATAGATGAGTCCATAAAAGACAAATCAGTCCTTGAAATAAAACCAAGAGCCATCATTGTACCGCATGCAGGCTATGTTTATTCTGCATTTACGGCAAATATCGCTTTTAGGCTCCTCAAAAATTCTCATGCGAAACGTGTGGTGGTGATTGGGCCGAGTCATCGTGTCTATTTGAACGGTACAAGTGTTGCGGAGTATGACAGTTATGAAACACCGCTTGGAAACCTGCCTATAGATAAAAAGCTTGCAGATGAATTGATAGAGAAATTCGGCTTACATTTTCAACCGGACGCCCATGCAGAGCACTCAACAGAAGTGCAGATGCCCTTTGTTAAAAACTATCTGCCGGAAGCTTCTGTTGTGGAACTTGTCTATGGAAATGAAAATCCGGCCAATTTGGCAAAAGTTATTGAATATTTGTTAGAGGATGAAGATACTGTTGTCGTTATCAGTACGGATTTGAGTCACTATTATGACATTGAAAAGGCAAAAACTCTTGATACCATTTGTCTTGATGCCATAGCCAATCTCAATCCTGCTGAGTTACATCAGGGCTGTGAAGCCTGCGGGATTATAGGCGTGGAAGCGATGCTGATTGCAGCAACACAAAACGGTCTGAAACCGACACTGCTCGATTACAGAACCAGTGCGGATGCCAGCGGAGACAAGTCGCAGGTAGTCGGTTATATGAGTGCCGCATTTACAAAGTAG
- a CDS encoding NAD(P)-binding domain-containing protein, with product MAQNNPKTVDLAIIGAGPGGMAAAIEAKLAGIENVMVIDKAPHHNDMIHKFYKKGKRVDKDWMGIKFEFTGNVTFEECSKEDYIQQMNDKLSEAGVLDKFEYNHEIIRIEKEEDGLFSIVYATDGIAEALENMRAKNVILSVGRMGKPNKPKYKFPKELKSVLNFNLSKVQNGEHVMIVGGGDTAGEYAYGLIEMEGMEDCVVTLNYRQAEIKRMNPINTQMCMKYLDNGKLINKLGVDVASVEPGTERAIKVNFTDGTTGEYDRAVYALGGTTPKDILVNSGVKTGEWDVPVYDEKTFETNVKGLYTIGDVVTDQGSIALAFNHASDAVKDIASKLK from the coding sequence ATGGCGCAAAATAATCCAAAGACAGTAGACCTGGCAATAATAGGTGCAGGTCCTGGAGGAATGGCAGCTGCTATAGAAGCAAAACTGGCCGGTATCGAAAATGTTATGGTTATAGACAAGGCACCACATCATAATGATATGATTCACAAGTTTTATAAAAAAGGCAAAAGAGTAGATAAAGACTGGATGGGAATCAAGTTTGAATTTACCGGCAATGTTACTTTTGAAGAGTGTTCAAAAGAAGATTATATCCAACAAATGAATGATAAGTTAAGTGAAGCCGGTGTATTGGACAAATTTGAATACAACCATGAAATCATTAGAATTGAAAAAGAGGAAGACGGACTTTTTTCAATTGTTTATGCTACAGACGGCATAGCTGAAGCGCTTGAAAATATGAGAGCAAAAAATGTCATTCTTTCGGTTGGTCGCATGGGGAAACCTAACAAGCCAAAATACAAATTTCCAAAAGAACTCAAAAGTGTACTTAACTTCAACCTTTCCAAAGTTCAAAACGGTGAACATGTAATGATAGTCGGTGGTGGAGATACCGCCGGTGAGTATGCCTATGGTTTAATTGAAATGGAAGGTATGGAAGACTGTGTTGTAACACTCAACTACAGACAGGCTGAAATAAAAAGAATGAATCCGATCAATACACAAATGTGTATGAAGTACCTTGATAACGGTAAACTTATCAATAAACTCGGTGTAGATGTTGCAAGTGTTGAACCGGGTACAGAAAGAGCAATCAAAGTAAACTTTACAGATGGAACTACCGGTGAATATGACAGAGCAGTCTATGCACTTGGCGGTACTACTCCAAAAGACATCCTTGTAAACTCAGGTGTTAAAACAGGGGAATGGGATGTTCCGGTATATGATGAAAAAACTTTTGAGACAAATGTAAAAGGTCTTTATACTATTGGTGATGTTGTTACGGATCAGGGAAGTATTGCCCTTGCATTCAATCACGCAAGTGATGCTGTCAAAGATATTGCTTCAAAGTTAAAATAG
- a CDS encoding ADP-ribosylglycohydrolase family protein encodes MLRNKKSSIKGAFFGALVGDALCLGSHYEYDAQKIYKAYGNKAIEKFMSPGEMMGGQTHGIGWGERNYHPGKKAGGTTDYGDYNIVILEHLAATANPPREFDVAVLLPHWMNRLENGWGSWICTMTKETYAQVKQGVPVERLGGGSNATAIRHVAAHAYYDDEETLAEVARQTMFTHRHPEALDGGEFFARVTHRVINGSTPRDAIETVAVQMGGFIQNKVAQAIAKHKEATDENSELSKEQFCDDLALTSMAKLWDVGRSEPIKVGKASPTQGTLPGSVYFILKYADEQDGLNKALAANAMVGGDNASRAIAIGMVLGAYFGVDAINPKWKETLDQWEYCEKLLETLPLLQEV; translated from the coding sequence ATGTTAAGAAATAAGAAATCTTCGATAAAAGGTGCATTTTTCGGTGCACTGGTTGGCGATGCTTTGTGTCTGGGTTCTCATTATGAGTATGACGCACAGAAAATCTACAAAGCATACGGAAACAAAGCGATAGAAAAATTTATGAGTCCGGGTGAGATGATGGGAGGACAGACGCATGGAATAGGTTGGGGTGAGAGAAACTATCATCCTGGCAAAAAAGCAGGCGGAACGACTGACTATGGTGATTACAATATAGTCATTTTAGAACATCTTGCAGCTACGGCCAATCCGCCAAGAGAATTTGATGTCGCCGTATTGCTGCCACACTGGATGAACCGTTTGGAAAACGGATGGGGTTCATGGATTTGTACAATGACAAAAGAGACCTATGCGCAGGTGAAACAGGGTGTACCTGTTGAGCGTTTGGGTGGTGGTTCAAATGCCACAGCCATTCGTCATGTTGCGGCACATGCCTACTATGATGATGAAGAGACGCTTGCAGAGGTTGCGCGACAGACAATGTTTACGCACCGTCATCCTGAAGCGCTTGATGGGGGCGAATTTTTTGCCAGAGTTACGCACCGTGTCATTAATGGTTCTACTCCACGTGATGCCATTGAAACTGTAGCTGTACAGATGGGAGGTTTTATACAAAACAAGGTTGCCCAGGCTATAGCAAAACACAAAGAAGCAACAGATGAAAACAGTGAACTCTCAAAAGAGCAGTTTTGTGATGATTTGGCACTGACATCTATGGCAAAACTCTGGGATGTAGGAAGAAGTGAGCCTATAAAAGTTGGTAAAGCATCTCCCACACAGGGAACTTTACCGGGTTCGGTTTATTTTATACTTAAATATGCGGATGAACAGGATGGACTCAACAAAGCCTTGGCGGCAAATGCAATGGTTGGCGGAGACAATGCTTCACGGGCAATTGCCATAGGCATGGTGCTTGGTGCATACTTTGGAGTAGATGCAATTAATCCCAAATGGAAAGAAACTCTTGATCAATGGGAATATTGCGAAAAACTTTTGGAAACTCTGCCTCTTTTGCAAGAGGTTTAA
- a CDS encoding group III truncated hemoglobin gives MKFQSEITRKNLTVLMTLFYEKAIEDAILGPYFMHELGDDMQSEEWVEHIDLLVDFWLAKMLGEKTYKGNFIGAHIKLPQISRESFVRWLELFSLSVDEVYVPEIAEVFKKKATLFSQQFINNTLKI, from the coding sequence ATGAAATTCCAAAGCGAAATTACCAGAAAAAACCTTACAGTTTTAATGACTTTGTTTTATGAAAAAGCCATAGAAGATGCCATACTGGGCCCTTATTTTATGCATGAACTCGGAGATGATATGCAAAGTGAAGAGTGGGTTGAGCATATTGATCTTTTGGTTGATTTTTGGTTGGCCAAGATGCTTGGTGAAAAAACCTATAAAGGGAACTTTATAGGTGCACACATTAAACTTCCCCAAATCAGCAGAGAAAGTTTTGTCAGATGGCTGGAACTTTTCTCTTTGAGTGTTGATGAAGTCTATGTGCCTGAGATTGCCGAAGTTTTTAAGAAAAAAGCAACCTTGTTCTCTCAACAGTTTATAAACAATACATTAAAAATCTAA
- a CDS encoding NifU family protein — protein sequence MSETTTEKVDFDNMSVIQKINAVDKIIDEKIREFLHADGGDLDFIDLKETNGLTDIYISYVGACGSCASSGGTLTSIQRILNGQLETDNIRVYAV from the coding sequence ATGAGCGAAACAACAACGGAAAAAGTGGACTTTGACAACATGAGTGTCATCCAAAAGATTAATGCTGTAGATAAAATTATAGATGAAAAAATCAGAGAATTCTTACATGCAGATGGTGGAGATTTAGATTTTATAGATCTTAAAGAGACAAACGGTCTGACTGATATTTATATCTCATATGTCGGAGCCTGCGGATCTTGTGCAAGTTCAGGAGGAACATTGACTTCCATCCAGAGAATTTTAAACGGTCAACTCGAAACCGACAATATCAGAGTATATGCAGTTTAG
- a CDS encoding group III truncated hemoglobin, producing the protein MLYDTVDRAKVEEMVHRFYADVLKDDILSPYFTKALGSDLKSGKWHEHLNTLIGFWLLMMNAEIGYKGDPFPPHAFLGQMYRETFERWLILFKNVVEGMFVPEIAQKFYKKADILAEQFIENLGIDEEEED; encoded by the coding sequence ATGCTTTATGATACCGTAGACAGAGCTAAAGTAGAAGAGATGGTGCACCGGTTCTATGCTGATGTACTCAAAGATGATATTTTAAGCCCTTATTTTACAAAAGCACTGGGAAGTGACCTCAAGAGTGGAAAATGGCATGAACATTTAAATACATTGATTGGGTTTTGGCTGCTGATGATGAATGCAGAAATTGGTTACAAGGGTGATCCTTTTCCTCCGCATGCATTTTTAGGGCAGATGTACAGAGAAACTTTTGAACGCTGGCTGATACTTTTTAAAAATGTTGTTGAGGGCATGTTTGTGCCGGAAATTGCGCAAAAATTTTATAAAAAAGCAGATATTTTAGCTGAGCAGTTTATTGAAAATTTAGGTATTGATGAAGAAGAGGAGGATTAA